Proteins co-encoded in one Pelobates fuscus isolate aPelFus1 chromosome 5, aPelFus1.pri, whole genome shotgun sequence genomic window:
- the HSPB3 gene encoding heat shock protein beta-3 — protein sequence MEGVTVRHWVETPARYQERFAANDLDECALEHSLYALPGPQFNGKCSRNEEKLEEKHTTEEDKHFKVMMDVVQFRPEDIIIQIFEGWLIIKGEHQHRMDEHGFISRSFTRTYKLPYGIETKDLSAIFCHDGILVVEMHT from the coding sequence ATGGAAGGAGTAACAGTTCGGCACTGGGTAGAAACCCCAGCACGCTATCAAGAAAGGTTTGCAGCAAATGACCTTGATGAATGTGCTCTAGAACATTCACTATATGCACTTCCAGGTCCCCAATTCAATGGAAAATGTTCCAGAAATGAAGAAAAACTGGAGGAAAAACATACAACCGAAGAAGACAAACACTTTAAAGTTATGATGGATGTGGTGCAATTCCGTCCAGAAGATATAATTATCCAGATTTTCGAAGGATGGCTCATAATCAAGGGTGAACATCAACACAGGATGGATGAACATGGCTTCATTTCACGGAGCTTTACAAGAACCTATAAGTTACCATATGGAATTGAGACAAAGGACTTGTCTGCTATCTTCTGTCATGACGGTATCTTGGTTGTTGAGATGCATACATGA